A window of Uranotaenia lowii strain MFRU-FL unplaced genomic scaffold, ASM2978415v1 HiC_scaffold_157, whole genome shotgun sequence contains these coding sequences:
- the LOC129759446 gene encoding protein VAC14 homolog produces MESAFSPISEACMKALSDKTYEKRKIAASEIEKMVADFNSKKNYPQIRKIIEVLSRELVTSNDSNKKKGGLIALAATSIALQRDIEMFIDEIINPVLNCLMDTDTRVRYFASESLYNVIKVGRASVIPMFPSLFTSLSRLVTDPDQSVKNGSELLDRLLKDVVIESSQHFEMDSFIPLVRERIFAKNSFARQFIISWISVLNSVPDINMIVYLPELLIGLFPMLEDNMLEIQRMCESLLAQFLRMIKVEPSSADIPEMMNVLIIHAQSSNQLVQYTAIAWIKEFVVLAGGNVMGFASGIFIAILPCLAFESDSKKHIKDNAAAVNIHMMELVSSDKDKEQNLKKMDLDSVMEVLRQYLIHSSVPTKIAVLKWIHHLFTEVQEEMSRHAKNLFPVLLRDCLSDSSDEVVLQAIVVLAEIVNSATAKGSNFEHMEYKHFLMELLTLFSENKAFLENRGTLIIRQLCRLLNAEYIYRTFAEILQEETTNLKFVSIMVRTLNTILLTTSDLFDLRNTLRDIREDQSASLFQCLYKCWSHCAVSTVSLCLLAQCYQHVSQIVELFADMELTLDLLVEIDKLVQLIESPIFASLRLALVSHTNNNADAQHLSRALYGILMLLPQTNAFNLLRNRLQCVPNYWGQPMNIDSCSSNESQSQIDFGKLFEHFKQIQDLHRQQRLDQRKKKQF; encoded by the exons ATGGAGAGTGCCTTCAGTCCAATCAGCGAGGCCTGCATGAAGGCCCTTAGCGACAAAACCTACGAAAAGCGTAAGATTGCCGCATCCGAAATCGAAAA GATGGTTGCCGATTTCAACTCCAAGAAAAATTATCCCCAAATCAGGAAGATAATCGAAGTGCTGAGTAGGGAGCTGGTTACCTCGAACGATTCCAACAAAAAGAAG GGAGGCCTAATCGCCTTGGCCGCCACCAGCATTGCCCTGCAGCGGGACATCGAAATGTTCATCGATGAGATCATCAATCCGGTGCTCAACTGTCTAATGGATACCGATACCCGGGTCCGATACTTTGCCAGTGAATCACTCTACAACGTGATCAAGGTGGGCCGAGCCTCGGTCATTCCCATGTTCCCCAGTCTGTTCACTTCGCTCAGCCGACTGGTGACGGATCCAGATCAGAGTGTGAAAAACGGAAGCGAACTACTGGATCGACTGCTGAAGGATGTTGTGATTGAATCGTCACAGCACTTTGAAATGGATTCTTTCATACCGCTGGTCAGAGAACGAATCTTTGCCAAGAATTCGTTTGCTCGGCAGTTTATCATATCTTGGATTTCGGTGCTAAATTCAGTACCTGACATCAATATGATAGTGTATTTGCCGGAGTTGTTGATCGGATTGTTTCCGATGTTGGAGGATAACATGCTGGAAATCCAACGGATGTGCGAATCACTGTTGGCACagtttttgagaatgatcaagGTCGAACCCAGCTCAGCAGATATTCCTGAGATGATGAATGTGTTAATAATTCACGCCCAATCCAGTAATCAGTTGGTTCAGTACACTGCCATCGCCTGGATTAAGGAGTTTGTCGTCCTGGCTGGTGGTAACGTTATGGGGTTTGCGTCAGGAATTTTCATAGCCATCTTGCCGTGTTTGGCCTTCGAAAGCGATTCTAAAAAGCACATTAAGGACAACGCTGCGGCAGTTAACATTCACATGATGGAATTAGTTTCTTCAGACAAAGATAAGGAACAAAATCTCAAAAAGATGGATCTGGACTCAGTGATGGAAGTACTAAGGCAATACCTCATTCACAGTTCGGTTCCCACGAAGATTGCAGTGCTCAAGTGGATTCATCATTTGTTCACCGAAGTACAGGAGGAAATGTCTCGCCATGCTAAGAATCTGTTTCCCGTTTTGTTGCGAGATTGTCTCTCGGATAGCTCCGATGAAGTGGTTCTTCAGGCAATCGTTGTATTAGCAGAAATTGTTAATTCAGCCACAGCCAAGGGAAGCAACTTTGAGCACATGGAATATAAGCATTTTCTGATGGAACTTTTGACtttgtttagtgaaaataaAGCTTTTCTGGAAAACCGAGGAACGCTGATCATCAGACAGCTCTGTCGGCTGTTAAATGCGGAATACATTTACCGTACATTTGCCGAAATTCTTCAGGAAGAAACCACAAAtctcaaatttgtttccatcaTGGTGAGGACACTTAATACAATCCTTCTCACCACATCCGATTTGTTCGATTTGCGAAACACTCTCAGGGACATACGCGAAGATCAGTCCGCTTCGCTGTTTCAATGTTTGTACAAATGTTGGTCCCATTGTGCCGTCTCAACCGTGTCCCTTTGTCTGTTGGCTCAGTGCTATCAACACGTGTCACAAATTGTTGAATTGTT TGCCGACATGGAGTTAACGTTAGATCTACTGGTTGAAATCGATAAGTTAGTGCAACTTATTGAATCACCAATTTTTGCTT CCCTCCGACTGGCGCTCGTGTCTCACACCAACAACAACGCCGACGCGCAGCACTTATCACGAGCGTTGTACGGTATTCTTATGTTGCTGCCGCAAACCAATGCCTTCAATTTGCTCAGAAATCGACTGCAGTGTGTGCCCAACTACTGGGGTCAACCGATGAACAT TGACTCGTGTTCATCAAACGAAAGCCAAAGTCAGATCGATTTTGGAAAACTGTTTGAACACTTCAAACAAATTCAGGATCTGCACCGTCAACAGCGATTGGACCagaggaaaaagaaacagttttag
- the LOC129759445 gene encoding 116 kDa U5 small nuclear ribonucleoprotein component, protein MDSDLYDEFGNYIGPDLESDEEDDQSLYGQPDQQDDLDLDETGEEEAEQSEETVNSRAVVLHEDKRYYPSALEVYGADVETIVQEKDAQPLDKPLIEPVRRMKFQIKEQDLPETSYDMEFLADMMDTPSLIRNVALVGHLHHGKTTFVDCLVRQTHPQFQSMDERNLRYTDTLFTEQERGVSIKATPITLILPDVKSKSFLVNIFDTPGHVNFSDEVTAAMRLCDGVVLFVDAAEGVSLNTERLLKHALQEKLAITVCINKIDRLILELKLPPQDAYFKLKHIVEEINGLLTLYGDADVKQVSPILGNVCFASSLYGFCFTLKSFARLYSDTYDGVDPGEFARRLWGDMYFHNKSRKFTKKPPHSSAHRSFVEFILEPLYKLFAQVVGDVDSTLVDTLAELNIRVTKEEMKCNIRPLLRLICSRFIGDFCGFVDMCVEHVQSPLENAQNKIDHIYTGVKESGIYQDMLNCDQNAQLMVHSSKMYPTEDCTFFQVLARVMSGTLHSGQEVRVLGENYSLVDEEDSRTLQVGRLWIYEARYKVELNRVPAGNWVLIEGIDQCIVKTSTITDVNMNEDVFIFRPLKYNTQSIIKIAVEPVNPSELPKMLDGLRKVNKSYPLLSTRVEESGEHVILGTGELYLDCVMHDLRKMYSEIDIKVADPVVAFCESVVETSSLKCFAETPNKKNKITMIAEPLEKGLAEDIENETVSIGWNKKKLGEFFQVNYDWDLLAARSIWAFGPDNTGPNILVDDTLPFEVDKTLLGAVKDSIVQGFQWGTREGPLCEEPIRNVKFKILDAVIAQEPLHRGGGQIIPTARRVAYSAFLMATPRLMEPYLFVEVQAPADCVSSVYTVLARRRGHVTQDAPVPGSPLYTIKAFIPAIDSFGFETDLRTHTQGQAFCLSVFHHWQIVPGDPLDKSIVIRPLEPQPATHLAREFMIKTRRRKGLSEDVSINKFFDDPMLLELARQDVLLNYPI, encoded by the exons ATGGATTCGGATTTATACGATGAGTTCGGTAACTACATTGGTCCGGACTTGGAAAGTGATGAAGAGGACGACCAAAGTTTGTACGGCCAACCGGACCAGCAGGATGATCTTGATTTGGATGAAACGGGCGAAGAGGAAGCAGAGCAAAGTGAGGAAACGGTAAACTCTCGGGCAGTGGTCCTCCATGAGGATAAACGCTATTACCCGTCGGCACTGGAGGTGTACGGGGCGGATGTGGAAACCATAGTCCAAGAAAAGGATGCACAACCACTGGACAAACCCCTGATCGAACCCGTACGGCGGATGAAGTTCCAGATTAAAGAGCAGGATCTACCGGAAACTAGTTACGATATGGAGTTTTTAGCAGATATGATGGATACTCCTTCGCTTATTAGAAACGTAGCTCTGGTAGGGCACTTACATCATGGCAAGACAACATTCGTGGATTGTTTAGTCCGTCAGACTCATCCACAGTTCCAAAGTATGGACGAACGAAACTTACGATACACGGATACGCTTTTCACGGAACAGGAACGTGGTGTAAGCATCAAGGCTACCCCGATCACATTGATACTGCCAGATGTGAAGAGCAAAAGTTTTTTGGTCAATATTTTCGATACACCTGGACATGTTAATTTCTCTGATGAGGTTACGGCTGCTATGCGACTTTGCGATGGTGTTGTGCTATTTGTGGATGCAGCAGAAGGAGTTTCGCTAAATACGGAAAGGCTGTTGAAACATGCACTGCAGGAAAAGTTAGCCATTACCGTGTGCATCAACAAAATCGATAGATTGATACTTGAGTTGAAGTTGCCTCCCCAAGATGCCTATTTCAAGCTGAAACATATTGTGGAGGAAATCAACGGCTTGCTGACGCTTTACGGAGACGCAGATGTTAAACAGGTCTCACCGATTTTGGGTAACGTTTGCTTTGCAAGTTCCCTTTATGGCTTTTGCTTCACTTTGAAGTCGTTTGCTCGGCTCTACTCGGACACATACGACGGTGTCGATCCAGGAGAGTTTGCTCGGCGGCTGTGGGGCGATATGTACTTCCACAATAAATC GCgaaaattcaccaaaaaaccACCACACAGCTCGGCACATCGAAGTTTTGTAGAATTTATTCTGGAACCTCTTTACAAGCTGTTTGCCCAAGTTGTGGGAGACGTGGATTCGACATTGGTTGATACATTGGCCGAGTTGAACATTCGAGTCACGAAAGAGGAAATGAAGTGCAACATTCGACCCTTGTTGCGTCTGATTTGCAGTCGGTTCATTGGAGATTTTTGTGGCTTTGTAGACATGTGCGTAGAGCACGTACAGTCTCCGTTAGAAAATGCCCAGAACAAAATCGATCACATCTATACTGGGGTGAAGGAAAGTGGAATCTACCAGGATATGTTGAACTGTGATCAAAACGCACAGCTCATGGTACACAGCTCAAAAATGTACCCTACGGAAGATTGCACTTTCTTCCAGGTTTTGGCAAGAGTTATGAGTGGAACACTGCATTCAGGACAGGAAGTTCGAGTGCTAGGTGAGAATTATTCGCTCGTCGATGAAGAAGATTCCAGAACACTACAAGTAGGGCGATTATGGATTTACGAGGCAAGATATAAGGTCGAGCTGAATCGAGTGCCGGCAGGCAATTGGGTTTTAATCGAAGGTATTGACCAATGTATTGTCAAAACTTCTACTATTACCGACGTCAACATGAACGAGGACGTTTTTATATTCAGACCACTGAAATACAACACACAGAGCATTATTAAAATTGCAGTTGAACCGGTTAATCCATCAGAACTTCCTAAAATGTTAGATGGTTTACGGAAAGTCAACAAATCCTACCCGCTTCTATCTACAAGGGTTGAAGAATCGGGAGAACATGTGATTCTAGGAACCGGAGAGCTTTACCTGGATTGTGTGATGCACGATTTACGCAAAATGTACTCGGAAATTGACATTAAAGTAGCTGATCCTGTTGTAGCGTTCTGCGAAAGTGTGGTCGAAACAAGTTCCCTtaaatgttttgctgaaacacccaacaaaaagaataaaattacgATGATCGCCGAGCCACTTGAAAAAGGTTTAGCTGAGGACATTGAAAATGAAACCGTATCCATCGGCTGGAATAAGAAAAAGTTAGGAGAATTCTTCCAGGTCAATTACGACTGGGATTTGCTAGCAGCTCGTTCAATTTGGGCATTCGGTCCGGACAATACCGGTCCAAATATCCTCGTAGACGATACACTTCCATTTGAAGTTGACAAGACTCTACTAGGAGCAGTGAAAGACTCCATCGTTCAAGGTTTCCAGTGGGGTACCAGAGAAGGCCCACTTTGCGAAGAACCAATTCGTAATGTCAAGTTCAAAATCCTTGATGCGGTAATCGCACAAGAACCCTTACATCGTGGAGGTGGTCAAATCATTCCAACTGCTAGGAGAGTAGCCTATTCTGCCTTCCTCATGGCCACTCCTCGTCTCATGGAACCGTACCTATTTGTCGAAGTGCAAGCCCCGGCCGATTGTGTTTCATCAGTGTATACAGTGCTGGCACGAAGGCGTGGTCATGTAACCCAAGATGCACCTGTACCAGGTTCTCCATTGTATACCATCAAAGCATTTATACCTGCGATTGACTCCTTCGGGTTCGAAACTGATCTGCGAACACACACCCAAGGCCAGGCATTCTGTCTCTCAGTGTTCCACCACTGGCAAATTGTACCCGGTGATCCACTCGACAAGAGCATCGTCATTCGACCGCTGGAACCACAACCAGCCACCCATTTGGCGCGTGAATTCATGATCAAAACCCGTCGCCGGAAGGGTCTCTCCGAGGACGTTTCCATCAACAAGTTCTTCGACGATCCTATGTTGCTGGAGCTCGCCCGACAGGATGTGCTGCTGAATTATCCAATCTAA